In Papaver somniferum cultivar HN1 chromosome 1, ASM357369v1, whole genome shotgun sequence, a genomic segment contains:
- the LOC113276353 gene encoding putative F-box protein At2g02030: MDEFHGDSLVLCDVLSRLDVGSLMRFKSVSKPWRSLMEKNTHLINLHLTQLEKRRCGDMDTALIISQFHDVHRNALSEETAHPIAECEETESSWYRAGFLLPTRRSGSEEVVACDPYLSYFPVEETVLEPVYGLIRCANYGGVLIRNPITGETTSWIYTRTHEAVMSCGEEQGTELEDKPEEEAKEKLISVDFMFAFGYDPITKQHSFMFGCEVMTVGENTWRTIDEFPPSIAISQSRKSVYMNGSIYWMCDDEVCLPSENKLIMVFNVGRETFREILIPCYVHENLGHTMVLGEVDGKIAIAACQRYRGYYDNIRFWIYENVSDQEQLLGMTANINSTGTGTSYNVIGGNG, translated from the exons atggaTGAATTTCATGGTGATAGTCTTGTTCTGTGCGACGTATTAAGTAGACTTGATGTTGGATCACTAATGAGATTTAAGTCCGTATCAAAACCTTGGAGATCATTAATGGAAAAAAATACTCACCTAATTAATCTACACCTTACACAGTTAGAAAAACGTCGATGTGGTGACATGGACACTGCCCTCATTATTTCTCAATTTCATGATGTTCATCGTAATGCTTTATCTGAAGAAACCGCTCATCCTATTGCTGAATGCGAAGAAACTGAATCAAGTTGGTACCGCGCTGGGTTTTTGTTGCCTACTCGTCGGAGTGGATCAGAGGAAGTGGTTGCTTGTGATCCTTATTTATCATATTTCCCGGTGGAAGAAACAGTGTTGGAACCAGTATATGGTTTAATACGTTGTGCTAATTATGGTGGTGTTCTCATCAGAAATCCGATAACCGGAGAAACGACATCCTGGATCTATACAAGGACACATGAAGCAGTTATGTCGTGCGGGGAGGAGCAAGGGACGGAACTTGAAGATAAACCAGAGGAAGAAGCTAAGGAAAAACTTATTTCAGTTGACTTTATGTTTGCATTCGGATACGACCCAATTACTAAGCAACACAGTTTTATGT TTGGCTGTGAGGTCATGACAGTAGGTGAGAATACATGGAGAACAATCGACGAATTCCCACCGAGCATAGCAATCAGTCAATCTAGAAAATCTGTTTATATGAATGGTTCCATATATTGGATGTGTGATGATGAGGTGTGCCTGCCATCCGAAAACAAACTAATTATGGTATTTAATGTCGGTAGAGAGACTTTTAGAGAGATTTTAATCCCTTGCTACGTACATGAAAACCTTGGACATACGATGGTATTAGGAGAAGTTGATGGGAAAATAGCAATAGCTGCTTGTCAACGATACAGAGGATATTATGATAATATCAGGTTTTGGATATATGAGAATGTCAGTGATCAGGAGCAACTGCTTGGGATGACCG